The following is a genomic window from Bacteroidia bacterium.
AACGACCACGGCCAGAATTTTCGCGAAGGCGCTGAACTGTCCCAATGCCGTCGAGGGCGAGCCCTGTAACACCTGCGATACCTGCGTGGAAATCGCGGAAGGCCGCTGCATGGACGTGATCGAGATCGACGGTGCCTCGAACAACGGCGTGGAGCAGGTGCGCACGATACGGGATTCCGTGCGCTACACGCCAAGCCGTGACAAGTACAAGATGTACATCATCGACGAAGTGCATATGCTCTCGAAAGGCGCTTTCAACGCGTTGCTCAAGACGCTGGAGGAGCCCCCCGCGCATGCGCTGTTCATTCTTGCGACCACGGAACCCCACAAACTGCCTCCCACCGTCATTTCCCGCTGCCAGCGCTATGATTTCCGCCGCATCGCGGTGGAGGACATCGTCGGCCAGCTGGCGCGCATCTGTGCGCAGGAAGGCATTACCGCCGAGGAGGCCGCGCTGTTCACCATCGCCCGCAGGGGCGACGGCTCCATGCGCGACGCGGAGAGCATCTTCGATCAGGTGGTGGCGTTTTGCGGCAACAACCTGAGCTACGAGGCCGTGCGCGAAGTGCTGCACATCGTGGATCAGGAAACATTTTTCAGAGTAACCGATCTGATCATCAACGGCGACACCGCCGGGGGCTTCGCCCTCGCCGAAGACGTCGTGATGAGCGGATACGATATACAGGATTTCCTGGCCGGCCTCGAGGAACACTACCGCAATCTGCTTGTCGTACGCGCGACCGGAGATACGCGGCTGATCGAGGCACCGGCGGATGTGCGTGACCGCTACGCGGCGGTCGCGAAGGAATTTTCGGAAGGCGACCTGCTGCGACTGCTCCGGCTTACCGGGCAGACCATGCAAAGCGTCCGCTACAGCGCGCAACCCCGCCTCAGATTCGAGGTGGCGCTCATCGACATGATCAAGATGGACTCCACTGTCGAAATCAGTACCCTGCTCTCGGGCATGGGTCAGGGCGGGGCACAGCTACCGCAGCCGCGTCGCCCGCAGGCACAGCCGGCCGCCGCAAGTCCGGGCAAAGTTGCCGAGCCCGTATCGCCCTCCGCGGCGGTGACGATGCTGGGCACCCCAGTCCCCGTACCGGACGCGGGCGAACAGCTCCGCGGCGCCGAAGCGGTGTATCAGAAAGCGATGGCGGCAGCTATGCCATCTATCGCGGCGTCCCTGAATCCGAACAGTACATCCCTCCCCAGCAGACCGCCGGAAGCAACGCTTCCCCACCAGGCCGTACAGGACAATCCCGCGCCACCCATCGTGCAGATGCTGATCGATCGCTTCGATGCCGTCATATTACGCAGCACGTGATTTTTTAACAACATGGCAGCGGCGCCGATAGCCGCGACATCACAGCCTCTATGGTTTAAGAGGGATTTCAACCTATGTTCATCAGTACCATTACCGGGACCGTCACCGAGCTGACGCCCAACAATCAGACACGTTACCAGTGCACCGTTACGCTCACCGTTCCCCTGGAAGAGCTGACCAACATCGAGCCCGGGCGGCTCATTGCGACGGAAAACGTGCTGTTCACCTCCAAGGAGAAGCGCTATACCATTCTCCAGATCATCGACACCTTCCCTGCTCTCACGGACAGCAAGTCCAAGAAAGCGGGCCTGAATATGACTTGCACCGCGATACCGCTGGGACAGGAATTGCTGCATCTCGGCGCCCGCAAAGGCACGGAGATCATGCCATCCGACACCTTTCCCGCGCACGGCGGTGGTGTGGAGGTGCTCGACGATGAGATGACGCGCACCATCATTCACCACATTGCGCCCGACAGCCGGGTGACCGAACACGGCCATCGCATCGACATCGGCAGCTATAGAAGCAACCCGAATGTGAGCGTGGGAATGGATCCTTCCTCGCTACTGCGGGGCAACGGGGCGGTGATCAGCGCACGTCCGCGCGCGCGCACGACAATCACCTACAATTTGATTTCGGCGCTCTTGCAGCAAATGGAGCAGCACGTGCACGTCGTGTATCTCGATGTAAACAACATGGGCACGCTCTCGCTCGCACCGCTGCTCACCCAGTTCGAGCATGCCAGTGTGCTGGCGCTGAACGACAAGTTCGTGCCGTCGAGTATTTTCAATGCCATGCGCAATCTGCAGGACCGGTCCATGCACAAGCGCGCAGTGCTGGATTTCCTCGATATGATGATTCTTCCCTCCGTGCTCGAAGAACGCCGGCATGATTTCAGCTATGCCATTTCGGGTTGGATGCGCGCAAACAAAGTCGCCATCTACCGTCCGAACGAGCAGACCATCGATCAGTTCATCAACGACATTCGCGTGGACATTCTCGACGGCACCGAGGAGGACGCCGAGGAGTACATCACCGAGCTGATGAACGGCATCGCCGAGACGTATCGCGGGGAGCGTTTCAACGAGAAGAACACCCGCGACTTGCTGGACATGATCGAGGAATTCAGCCGCGATGCGCGCATTCAGAGCGCGCGCCGCACACTGTACGATCTCAAGGCGGAGGTTACCTCGGTTTTCGAGACGTACTCGAAAGATATTCCCGCACCCGCGCGCCGTTCCATTCAGGACCTCGTCAATCAGCTCAACGACGACACCAAGTCCAGTCTGCTGGTAGTACAGGGACAAAAAACCACAGACATACTGCGCTTTGTCGGTACACTCGCGCAGACGCTGGTGGACGAGAGAATCAAGCGCCTGAAAATCCGCACACCGGTGCTGTTCATTTTCAATAACATTGACGACTATGTCAACCGCAATGGGAACGGCGTCAAGGAAGCGGGGAGCGACCGCTTTGCGGACAGCGTACAGCTCCTGCAGACCAACGGCCGCCGGCATGGGCTCGGCTTCTGCATCACCGCGGAAAGCGCTTTCGCCATTGATCACTGGCTCGCGCGGCGCGTGGGTTCCTACTTTATAGGACCGATCACCTTTGTGGAAGAGCCCGGCCGCATCGCCGATCTGCTCAACGTCTCCGAAGATCTTGTGCGTCCGGCAGTACGTTATGAAGACGGTGACTTCCTCTTTACTTCCGCGGATTCGGCGTATCACCGCAGAGTGCCCCTCCCCGTGTGCACACCGAAGAACACCTCCGTGATACACGCGTTTCTCGACACGCTGCGCGACGAGCAGGAACGTCGCCGGCAGGAGTATCAGGCGCAGGAAGACGAGCGGCGGAAGCGCTACGAGGAAGAGCGCGCCAGGCGTCGTGAGGAGCAACCCGTCGAACAGGCGGAGACGACGGAGGCATTGCCCGACGCAACGGAAGCACCGCAGCCGGAGCGCGATGAGCGTCGCGGCGGACGGGACCGTCGGGATCGTCGCGATCAGCGGCCACAGCGGGATCAGCGCGATCAGCGCGATCAGCGCGATACGCGTCGTGAACAAACTGCCCGCGTTTCCGCAGCCGTGCAGCCCGAAGAAGCGCCGACTGTCAGCGCTGAAGTGGATTCCGACACCAACACCTCCGCAGACGTGACGCAGGAGACGGCGCAGCCCGCCAATGCGGAAAGAGGCGCTTCGCAACAGGAGCGTCGCACATCGCGGGGGAAACGTGGCGGCCGCGGGCGGGGGAAGCAGGGACGGAGCGATGCGAACGAGCCGCAAGCTGCGGCAACCACCGAGGCAACGCGTGAATTGATGTTCGAGGAATTCGATCCCAATTCAGGCTCCGCGAGCAAAACGACTCCGCCTTCCAGACCGGAAAAAGCCGACAATGATTCGGGCAATGCTGCGACACCTGCCGAGGCTTCGGCCAACACGGCCGCCGGCGACGCGAAAGCGTCCGACGCGAAAGCGAAGCCCGCGAAACGCCCCGCGCGGCGCCGCGGTGGCAGCACCAAGCCTAAAGGTGGTTCATCCAAAACGGAAGGAAAGGACGAATAACGACGTGAAGCTCGTTTCGTGGAACGTCAACGGCATACGTGCCGTTGCGAAGAAGAATTTCTTTGATTATCTCGAAAGCGAATCGCCCGACATCCTGTGCGTGCAGGAAACCAAAGCGCACGAAGAACAGCTCGACGAATCGTTGCTGACCCCGCCGGGGTATTACACATACTGGCATTCCGGAGAAAAGCGTGGCTACAGCGGCGTGGCAACCTTTACAAAAAAACGACCGGAATCCGTTTCCCGGGGAACCGAAATCATCCCCATGGACACCGAGGGCCGCGTGTTGCGGACGACGTACAAGGATTTTTTCCTGTACAACA
Proteins encoded in this region:
- the dnaX gene encoding DNA polymerase III subunit gamma/tau produces the protein MSFLVTARKYRPSTFAEVVAQAHVSNTLLNSIRLGRTAHAYLFSGPRGVGKTTTARIFAKALNCPNAVEGEPCNTCDTCVEIAEGRCMDVIEIDGASNNGVEQVRTIRDSVRYTPSRDKYKMYIIDEVHMLSKGAFNALLKTLEEPPAHALFILATTEPHKLPPTVISRCQRYDFRRIAVEDIVGQLARICAQEGITAEEAALFTIARRGDGSMRDAESIFDQVVAFCGNNLSYEAVREVLHIVDQETFFRVTDLIINGDTAGGFALAEDVVMSGYDIQDFLAGLEEHYRNLLVVRATGDTRLIEAPADVRDRYAAVAKEFSEGDLLRLLRLTGQTMQSVRYSAQPRLRFEVALIDMIKMDSTVEISTLLSGMGQGGAQLPQPRRPQAQPAAASPGKVAEPVSPSAAVTMLGTPVPVPDAGEQLRGAEAVYQKAMAAAMPSIAASLNPNSTSLPSRPPEATLPHQAVQDNPAPPIVQMLIDRFDAVILRST